A single genomic interval of Blastopirellula marina harbors:
- a CDS encoding sulfatase, whose product MKNCLLALTLVSFLAPPLIAAEERLPNVVLIVTDDMGYADMSSQGAKDFATPNLDHLAKQGTRFTDFYVAQPVCTASRAAFLSGCYPNRLSLQGALNHTSKNGIHPDEYLLPEMFKDMGYATAGMGKWHLGTVMEFWPTRNGFDEWFGTPYSNDNTKYHPVLADEMPPFPLYEGEKVIELDPDQTLFTKRITEKAVSFIERNAERPFFLYVPHIMPHVPIFASEEFRGRTEHGLYGDVIEEVDWSVGEIMRTLDRLKLTDDTIVIFFSDNGPWPSYGEHAGSAGPFREGKLTTFEGGVRVPCIMRWPGHIPADRVCAEPLMAIDLVPTLTKIIGGKMPMKKIDGVDISAVMLGEENAKSPHDALFFYGGTGLQAVRSGKWKLHFPHPYITVAGEPGKGGKPSNWGKNQAQSITQSGIEGIASRHGGRVEEIELSLFDITKDPGETNNLAAQYPEVVARLKKLAEPIREELGDSLTGVEGSGIREAGWVQ is encoded by the coding sequence ATGAAGAATTGTTTGCTTGCGCTAACCCTCGTCAGTTTCTTAGCCCCGCCGTTAATCGCCGCTGAAGAGCGTCTGCCAAATGTCGTTCTTATAGTGACCGACGACATGGGCTACGCTGATATGAGCAGCCAGGGAGCGAAAGACTTCGCGACGCCCAATCTCGATCATCTGGCGAAGCAAGGAACTCGGTTTACCGACTTCTATGTGGCTCAGCCCGTGTGCACGGCCAGCCGTGCGGCGTTCTTAAGTGGCTGTTACCCAAACCGGCTCAGCTTGCAAGGCGCGCTTAACCATACGAGTAAGAATGGAATCCATCCGGACGAATACCTGCTTCCAGAGATGTTCAAAGACATGGGGTATGCCACGGCCGGAATGGGAAAGTGGCACCTAGGAACCGTGATGGAATTCTGGCCGACACGCAACGGCTTCGATGAATGGTTTGGCACACCTTACTCGAACGACAACACGAAATATCATCCCGTCTTGGCGGACGAGATGCCGCCGTTTCCGTTATACGAAGGGGAGAAGGTAATCGAGCTTGATCCAGATCAAACGCTCTTCACCAAGCGAATTACCGAAAAGGCCGTTTCATTTATCGAACGCAACGCGGAACGCCCTTTCTTTTTGTACGTTCCCCACATCATGCCGCATGTGCCAATTTTCGCTTCAGAAGAATTTCGCGGTCGCACCGAACACGGGCTGTATGGGGATGTGATCGAAGAGGTCGACTGGAGTGTCGGCGAAATCATGCGAACGCTCGATCGCTTGAAACTGACCGACGATACAATCGTCATTTTCTTCAGCGACAACGGCCCTTGGCCAAGCTACGGAGAGCATGCGGGCTCGGCAGGTCCTTTCCGCGAAGGAAAACTCACGACATTTGAAGGGGGAGTGCGAGTTCCCTGCATTATGCGCTGGCCTGGTCATATCCCAGCTGATCGTGTTTGTGCCGAGCCGCTCATGGCCATCGATTTAGTACCTACGCTCACCAAGATCATCGGAGGAAAGATGCCGATGAAAAAGATCGACGGTGTGGATATCAGCGCGGTAATGCTAGGCGAAGAGAATGCCAAGTCACCCCACGACGCGTTGTTCTTCTACGGAGGAACCGGGCTGCAAGCAGTGCGAAGTGGTAAATGGAAGCTTCATTTCCCGCATCCCTACATCACCGTTGCCGGTGAGCCTGGCAAAGGTGGCAAGCCTTCCAATTGGGGCAAGAATCAAGCCCAATCGATTACGCAGAGCGGTATTGAAGGTATCGCAAGTCGACATGGAGGCCGTGTCGAGGAGATCGAGTTGTCGTTGTTCGACATTACTAAGGACCCAGGTGAAACGAACAATCTCGCTGCCCAGTACCCGGAGGTCGTGGCTCGACTCAAGAAGCTGGCCGAGCCAATTCGTGAGGAGTTAGGGGACTCGCTAACAGGCGTCGAAGGAAGCGGTATCCGCGAAGCTGGCTGGGTGCAGTAA
- a CDS encoding DUF1559 domain-containing protein → MLIKSSQPIRRRVRHGFTLVELLVVIAIIGVLIALLLPAVQQAREAARRMQCTNQQKQLALAMHNFHDTYGNLPAGSYGNGAPHNYGRDSWSWYGYILPFIEQNAMYEQLNFEEKINGAAYRGGNCRKELLTGMLCPSDDTKIQEEGIDNWQNALHNYVVCYGDSNFNSGTPWNVVDGYAGKAGMFVPEKKAGLRDCTDGLSNTLLFSEIITPATENTWSSLGRTQVAMGAGFTTYLTPNADANDRTNRCHTNLGGNLGAKCTQHADWDWGANVVAARSWHPGGVNVALTDGSVRFVSETVQLNSWRWLGSRSDGQVIGEY, encoded by the coding sequence ATGCTCATCAAGTCGTCACAGCCAATTCGTCGCCGCGTGCGGCATGGCTTTACGCTCGTCGAACTGCTGGTGGTGATCGCCATCATCGGTGTGTTGATTGCTTTACTGTTACCAGCCGTTCAACAAGCTCGTGAAGCAGCTCGCCGAATGCAGTGCACCAACCAGCAAAAACAGCTGGCCTTGGCGATGCACAATTTTCACGATACCTATGGAAACCTGCCCGCTGGTAGCTACGGCAACGGAGCCCCACACAACTATGGACGTGATTCCTGGTCGTGGTACGGCTACATCTTGCCGTTCATCGAACAAAACGCGATGTATGAGCAACTGAACTTTGAAGAAAAGATCAACGGAGCTGCATACCGTGGCGGTAACTGTCGCAAAGAATTGCTCACAGGCATGCTCTGTCCTTCGGATGACACCAAGATTCAGGAAGAAGGAATCGACAACTGGCAGAACGCATTGCATAACTACGTGGTTTGCTACGGTGACTCGAACTTCAACTCGGGTACCCCCTGGAATGTTGTCGATGGTTACGCAGGCAAGGCTGGTATGTTCGTGCCCGAGAAGAAAGCCGGTTTGCGAGATTGTACCGATGGTCTCTCAAATACCTTGTTGTTCTCTGAGATCATTACACCAGCCACGGAGAACACTTGGAGTTCGCTCGGACGAACTCAAGTCGCGATGGGTGCTGGCTTCACGACCTACTTGACTCCAAATGCTGATGCAAATGATCGCACTAATCGCTGTCATACCAACCTGGGCGGCAACTTAGGAGCGAAGTGTACCCAGCACGCCGATTGGGACTGGGGAGCGAACGTGGTTGCTGCTCGAAGCTGGCATCCTGGTGGCGTGAACGTCGCCCTGACCGACGGCTCGGTTCGATTCGTCTCGGAAACGGTTCAATTGAACTCGTGGCGTTGGCTCGGCTCGCGGAGCGATGGGCAAGTGATCGGTGAGTATTAA
- a CDS encoding sulfatase, with protein sequence MRFSHLALVWVLAVCAVTEAADRPNVLFIAVDDLRPEIGCYGMPHIRSPNIDRLASTGTVFERAYCMVPTCGASRAALMTSIRPHPTRFINHLAWAEKDAPGITTLNTHFKNNGYTTISNGKIFHHPTDSEVGWSQPAWRPKGPTYKLEESLAAAKTTPKKRGPAYESANVEDDFYKDGKLANKAIQDLRRLKKEGNPFFLAVGFFKPHLPFVAPKKYWDLYDPETIHLPETYHRPKNAPDAAIHNSGELRAYAGIPRKGPVSDETARNMIHGYYACVSYTDANIGKLLDELDRLDLANDTIVVLWGDHGWNLGEHTLWCKHSCFETSMHAPLIVKVPGKYAGQKTAALTEFIDIYPSLCELCGLEVPEHCQGESFVPLLKEPTAKGKPFAIGRFGTGDTIRSDNFRYTEYSGKQQDVEAKMLYDHEHDPAEDNNVVNRLKLKEDVQQLSQQLNERKGKK encoded by the coding sequence ATGCGTTTCTCCCATCTTGCACTCGTGTGGGTGTTGGCCGTCTGCGCCGTAACCGAAGCGGCTGATCGACCAAACGTGTTGTTCATTGCCGTGGACGATCTCCGGCCAGAAATCGGCTGCTACGGAATGCCGCACATCCGTTCCCCCAACATCGATCGACTTGCGTCGACGGGAACCGTGTTTGAACGAGCTTACTGCATGGTCCCCACATGTGGCGCTTCTCGGGCCGCCTTAATGACCAGCATTCGCCCTCATCCAACGCGATTCATCAATCATTTGGCATGGGCTGAGAAGGACGCCCCCGGAATCACCACGCTAAATACACATTTCAAAAACAACGGTTACACGACTATCTCCAACGGAAAGATCTTTCATCATCCGACCGACAGCGAGGTAGGTTGGTCGCAGCCCGCATGGCGCCCGAAAGGTCCGACATACAAGCTGGAAGAGAGCCTGGCCGCCGCGAAAACGACACCCAAAAAGCGAGGCCCCGCATACGAATCAGCCAACGTGGAAGACGATTTCTACAAAGATGGCAAACTAGCTAACAAGGCGATCCAAGATCTGCGTCGCTTGAAGAAGGAAGGCAATCCATTCTTCTTGGCCGTTGGCTTCTTCAAGCCGCACCTTCCGTTTGTCGCTCCCAAGAAGTATTGGGACCTGTACGATCCTGAAACGATCCATTTGCCCGAAACCTACCATCGTCCAAAGAACGCGCCCGACGCCGCGATTCACAACTCTGGCGAGTTGCGAGCCTACGCGGGAATTCCTCGTAAAGGTCCTGTGAGCGACGAAACCGCCCGGAACATGATCCACGGCTACTATGCTTGTGTCAGCTACACCGACGCCAACATCGGCAAGCTGCTGGACGAGCTCGACCGGTTAGATCTCGCGAACGACACGATCGTTGTTCTGTGGGGCGACCATGGGTGGAATCTGGGTGAGCATACGTTGTGGTGCAAACACTCCTGTTTTGAAACTTCGATGCATGCCCCGCTTATCGTGAAAGTCCCTGGTAAGTACGCTGGACAGAAAACGGCGGCGCTGACCGAGTTCATCGATATCTATCCTTCGCTATGCGAATTGTGCGGTCTCGAGGTACCCGAGCATTGCCAAGGCGAAAGCTTCGTTCCCCTTTTGAAAGAACCGACTGCGAAAGGCAAACCGTTCGCGATTGGTCGCTTCGGGACCGGTGACACGATCCGCAGTGATAACTTCCGTTACACCGAATACTCCGGCAAGCAACAAGATGTCGAGGCCAAGATGCTTTACGATCACGAACACGATCCAGCCGAGGACAATAACGTCGTCAATCGCCTGAAGCTGAAGGAAGACGTCCAGCAACTCTCCCAGCAGCTAAACGAACGAAAGGGCAAGAAATAG
- a CDS encoding methyl-accepting chemotaxis protein, whose translation MFGLIPASLFSFFSRSKTVEPVACDNRNDALLAAIDRSALLIELDLSGRVLTANDNFLEKFGYTLQELQGKHHRKLVFERYAASDEYRSFWQELKSGTFQSGTFERIAKDGSTVLLQATYNPVCDEVGKPIKILKIATDISQQLEERREETRQRNMIENLPLNIMFADRDLIIRYINPTSLRTFQKIQHLLPVSIDQIVGSSIGLFHQDPSHQARLLSDPKNLPLQTQFQLGDETIELNVCAIYDQASQYIGPMASWNIITEQTQIRGQIGSLADVGHTVAGNVGEMAAAIEEISDRISRNAELAQETDEEVVSAGTSIRQLSDCSQEIDGIVMAIRELAEQTNLLALNATIEAARAGEAGRSFAVVASEVKSLATSTSAATKDIADRVARIRQNIDSVVSANDHITSSVAEVNLNTNTVAAAIEEQGAIVHGMKSTADHLVHLAEELKKL comes from the coding sequence ATGTTTGGCCTGATTCCCGCGTCGCTCTTTTCCTTCTTTTCCCGATCCAAGACCGTTGAGCCGGTGGCTTGCGATAATCGAAACGATGCCTTGCTGGCGGCAATTGATCGCTCGGCCCTGCTAATCGAACTCGATCTCTCAGGACGGGTGCTCACGGCTAACGACAACTTCCTGGAAAAGTTCGGCTACACGCTTCAAGAATTACAGGGGAAGCATCACCGCAAGCTAGTCTTCGAGCGATATGCTGCGAGTGACGAATATCGTTCGTTTTGGCAGGAGCTAAAGTCGGGAACGTTCCAATCTGGTACCTTCGAGCGAATTGCCAAGGATGGGTCTACGGTGCTGCTTCAAGCCACTTACAATCCGGTTTGCGACGAAGTTGGCAAGCCGATCAAGATTCTGAAGATCGCAACCGATATCAGCCAGCAACTCGAGGAACGGCGAGAAGAAACACGTCAGCGGAACATGATCGAGAATCTACCTCTCAACATCATGTTCGCCGACCGTGATCTGATTATCCGTTATATCAATCCGACATCGCTTCGGACTTTCCAAAAAATTCAGCACTTGCTGCCCGTTTCCATCGACCAAATTGTCGGTTCCTCGATCGGCCTGTTCCATCAAGATCCAAGCCATCAAGCGAGGCTGCTAAGCGACCCAAAGAACCTTCCTCTGCAAACACAATTTCAGCTGGGTGACGAGACGATCGAACTGAACGTCTGTGCCATCTACGACCAGGCAAGCCAGTACATCGGGCCGATGGCATCGTGGAACATCATCACCGAGCAGACTCAAATTCGAGGGCAAATTGGGTCGCTGGCGGACGTCGGGCACACGGTTGCCGGTAACGTGGGAGAAATGGCGGCCGCGATCGAAGAGATCAGCGACCGAATCAGTCGCAACGCGGAACTCGCTCAGGAAACGGATGAAGAAGTGGTTTCTGCAGGAACCTCGATTCGTCAGCTTTCCGATTGCAGCCAAGAGATCGACGGCATCGTTATGGCGATCCGCGAATTGGCTGAACAAACCAATCTGTTGGCCTTGAATGCTACCATCGAAGCGGCCAGGGCGGGGGAAGCCGGGCGCAGCTTTGCGGTGGTCGCCTCAGAAGTAAAATCGTTGGCAACAAGCACGTCGGCCGCTACCAAGGATATTGCCGACCGTGTGGCGAGGATTCGTCAAAATATTGATTCGGTGGTCTCGGCCAACGATCATATTACGTCGAGCGTCGCGGAAGTGAACCTAAATACCAACACCGTCGCCGCCGCGATTGAAGAGCAAGGCGCCATCGTCCACGGCATGAAGAGCACCGCTGACCACCTGGTCCACTTGGCGGAAGAGCTAAAGAAGCTGTAA
- a CDS encoding ROK family protein, giving the protein MKVIGVEIGGTKLQVALAEADSLEPICSLREDIVPSNGAEGIRRQLEALIHSLQAEHMADAIGIGFGGPLDAKTGIVTTSHQVEGWDQFPLAHWCRDRFGLPTTIRNDCDAAALAEATIGAGQGCQSSFYVTVGSGIGGGYVVDGQLMGGSRPAFAEIGHLRPGIGYKETDETVEAESSGFGIAQRLKDWLKNLDEEDQDDEYQSLLDACDGDFTSLTTREIVEAAQAGSNMCRTVLADAVETLGWAIAQVITLMAPEVIVVGGGVAMMPEELFLIPLKQHVDSFVFPPLAKSYEIVPAALGESVVVQGALLLAKQSLEK; this is encoded by the coding sequence ATGAAGGTAATTGGCGTCGAAATTGGTGGTACGAAACTGCAAGTTGCATTGGCCGAAGCGGATAGTCTCGAACCAATTTGCAGCTTGCGCGAAGATATCGTTCCGTCAAACGGGGCGGAAGGAATTCGCCGCCAGTTGGAAGCACTGATTCACTCGCTTCAAGCAGAGCACATGGCCGACGCGATCGGAATTGGATTTGGCGGACCGCTCGATGCGAAGACCGGTATCGTTACCACCAGTCATCAAGTGGAAGGGTGGGATCAGTTTCCACTCGCCCATTGGTGTCGAGATCGTTTCGGCTTGCCGACAACAATCCGCAACGACTGTGATGCGGCCGCCCTTGCCGAAGCAACAATCGGTGCAGGGCAGGGGTGTCAAAGTTCGTTCTACGTCACTGTTGGCAGCGGAATTGGCGGAGGCTATGTAGTCGATGGCCAACTCATGGGTGGCTCGCGTCCTGCTTTCGCCGAGATCGGTCATCTGCGACCAGGTATTGGCTACAAGGAAACTGATGAGACCGTCGAGGCGGAGTCAAGTGGTTTCGGGATCGCACAGCGACTCAAGGACTGGCTGAAGAATCTTGACGAAGAAGATCAGGATGACGAATACCAAAGTCTGCTCGATGCCTGCGATGGTGATTTCACCTCGTTGACCACGCGCGAGATTGTCGAAGCGGCTCAAGCTGGCAGCAACATGTGTCGCACGGTGCTTGCCGATGCCGTCGAAACCCTGGGTTGGGCAATCGCTCAGGTAATTACGTTGATGGCCCCCGAAGTGATCGTTGTTGGCGGGGGCGTGGCGATGATGCCAGAGGAATTATTCCTGATTCCGCTCAAACAGCATGTCGATTCCTTCGTCTTCCCGCCACTGGCCAAGAGCTACGAGATTGTTCCAGCGGCGCTAGGCGAATCTGTTGTGGTCCAAGGGGCTCTCTTGCTGGCGAAACAGTCACTCGAAAAGTAG
- a CDS encoding SIS domain-containing protein has product MLGASLDIASYVDRFKAELDNLDQDQIKKWADLVYGAYESGNFVYIIGNGGSGCNASHMAEDLGKSSLHEKDLGDESLRRLKVLSLTDNVGWIMAVGNDVGYDQIFLQQLMNYGQEGDVLLAISGSGNSDNILKAVDWSNRHGLKTLGLTGYGGGKLRDMAQHSFHVPLDDMGMVESIHLAIFHWVLNDVFARINSEGRYAK; this is encoded by the coding sequence ATGCTCGGAGCTTCGCTCGACATTGCCTCGTATGTAGATCGCTTCAAAGCGGAATTGGATAACCTGGATCAGGACCAAATCAAGAAGTGGGCTGACTTGGTCTACGGCGCTTACGAAAGTGGCAACTTCGTCTACATCATTGGCAACGGCGGCAGCGGATGTAATGCCAGCCACATGGCAGAGGACTTGGGTAAAAGCTCGTTGCATGAGAAAGACTTAGGGGATGAATCGCTCCGTCGCCTAAAGGTGTTGAGTCTGACCGATAACGTTGGTTGGATTATGGCCGTCGGTAATGATGTTGGCTATGACCAAATCTTCCTACAGCAGCTGATGAACTACGGCCAAGAAGGGGATGTCCTGCTGGCGATCAGTGGTAGTGGCAATAGCGATAACATCTTGAAGGCGGTCGATTGGTCGAATCGACACGGCCTCAAGACGCTTGGCCTGACTGGTTACGGCGGCGGCAAGCTTCGCGATATGGCTCAGCATAGCTTCCACGTGCCTCTGGATGACATGGGAATGGTCGAAAGTATTCACTTGGCTATTTTCCACTGGGTGTTGAATGATGTATTCGCTCGGATCAACAGCGAAGGACGCTACGCCAAATGA
- a CDS encoding MFS transporter yields MDAKTNPYETPQEGGQLSETIPDRLSGDPSFWATTSTQFFGAFNDNIFKQLLLLVAVNQALQGKDATDYQGLAMVVFAAPFVLFAGPTGFLADKFSKTHIIVISKVMEIVAMAMGVIAFFWYDQFGMTGLMVVLAFMGFQSTLFAPAKYGILPELFHGRDLPKVNGVFLMTTFLAIIFGTVLAGFLSDWLPGNLWMASLVCVGVAIVGTLTTIPIRRTPPATPEARFTLQAAGIPKKTLRLFMQDHSILKALLASCMFWLCAGIVQQGVNSLGKVQLELSDAQTSWLGGAIGLGIGIGCMLAGVLSSGKIEFRLVQIGAWGILFCLGLMATPGSNHGHMLGLWGSLPVLILLGIFTGMFSVPIQVYLQAKAPEDQKGQVIAEMSRANWLAIFLSGLLYSVFDRILIAGGDLPRCYLFGFTMLIMLPVAILYHPHSEALND; encoded by the coding sequence ATGGACGCGAAGACTAATCCGTACGAAACGCCCCAGGAAGGTGGCCAGCTATCGGAGACGATCCCTGATCGTCTTTCCGGTGACCCCTCGTTTTGGGCGACTACGTCGACCCAGTTCTTTGGAGCATTCAACGACAATATCTTCAAGCAACTGTTGTTGTTGGTGGCGGTGAACCAGGCACTGCAAGGGAAGGATGCAACCGACTATCAAGGCTTGGCCATGGTCGTGTTTGCTGCCCCATTCGTGCTGTTTGCCGGGCCGACTGGCTTTTTGGCTGACAAGTTCAGCAAGACACATATCATCGTCATCTCGAAGGTCATGGAGATCGTAGCGATGGCGATGGGGGTGATCGCGTTCTTTTGGTATGACCAGTTTGGCATGACCGGACTTATGGTCGTCCTCGCGTTCATGGGCTTTCAAAGCACACTATTCGCCCCAGCGAAGTACGGAATTCTGCCAGAGCTGTTTCATGGCCGAGATTTGCCAAAGGTCAACGGCGTATTCCTGATGACGACTTTCCTGGCGATTATCTTCGGAACGGTCTTAGCTGGTTTTTTGAGTGATTGGCTTCCAGGCAACTTGTGGATGGCTTCGCTCGTTTGTGTCGGAGTGGCGATTGTCGGTACGCTGACGACGATTCCGATTCGCCGGACGCCACCAGCTACGCCAGAAGCCAGATTTACGTTGCAAGCGGCTGGTATCCCAAAGAAGACGCTACGCTTGTTCATGCAGGATCACTCAATCCTCAAAGCGCTTTTGGCTTCGTGCATGTTCTGGCTATGTGCCGGGATTGTTCAGCAAGGCGTGAACTCGTTAGGCAAGGTCCAACTCGAGCTTTCCGATGCTCAAACCAGTTGGCTAGGTGGAGCAATTGGCTTAGGGATCGGAATCGGCTGCATGCTGGCTGGTGTCCTTTCCAGCGGCAAGATTGAATTCCGACTCGTGCAGATCGGAGCTTGGGGAATTTTGTTTTGTCTTGGTTTAATGGCCACACCAGGAAGCAATCATGGTCATATGTTGGGACTGTGGGGGAGCTTGCCGGTGCTCATCCTATTAGGCATATTCACCGGGATGTTTTCGGTCCCGATTCAGGTATACCTTCAAGCGAAAGCCCCTGAGGATCAAAAGGGGCAGGTCATTGCCGAGATGTCGCGAGCGAACTGGCTGGCCATCTTTCTATCGGGGCTCTTGTATTCGGTCTTCGATCGGATTCTGATCGCGGGCGGTGACCTACCCCGGTGTTACCTTTTTGGATTTACAATGCTAATCATGCTTCCGGTCGCAATTCTGTATCACCCCCATTCGGAAGCGTTAAACGATTAA
- the thiC gene encoding phosphomethylpyrimidine synthase ThiC produces the protein MSTQLLAAKEGTITPEMEYVAKRENISPELVRDEVAAGRMVIPANKVHLQGVLEPMGIGLATKCKINANIGNSAVTSDLDGELEKLHVAVHHGADTVMDLSTGKNIDEIRKQIIEKSPVPIGTVPMYQMLEQLGGNMEDMQPQNFLDMVEHQAKQGVDYMTIHCGILLEHLHLTTNRVTGIVSRGGSLIAKWMMAHRKQNPLYTHFDDLCDIMRQYDVTWSLGDSLRPGSLADASDAAQFSELDVLGELTRRGRANGTQVMVEGPGHVPMDQIEMNMKRQQEVCDGAPFYVLGPLVTDIAPGYDHITSAIGAALAGWHGAAMLCYVTPKEHLGLPEKDDVKQGVIAYKIAAHSADVARHRPGARDRDDALSKARFSFDWNEQFRLSLDPETAQAYHDQTLPQDTFKSAHFCSMCGPKYCSMKITEEIRAMASQDELISLQGDQS, from the coding sequence ATGTCGACGCAACTGCTTGCAGCAAAAGAGGGGACAATCACCCCGGAAATGGAGTATGTGGCCAAGCGGGAGAATATCTCTCCTGAATTGGTGCGGGATGAAGTGGCTGCGGGCCGCATGGTGATTCCGGCGAACAAGGTTCACCTGCAGGGCGTGCTCGAACCGATGGGCATTGGCTTGGCTACCAAGTGCAAGATCAACGCCAACATCGGCAATAGCGCTGTCACCAGCGACTTGGATGGTGAGCTCGAAAAGCTGCACGTTGCCGTGCATCACGGTGCTGATACGGTGATGGACCTGTCGACGGGCAAAAACATCGACGAAATCCGCAAGCAGATTATCGAGAAAAGCCCCGTCCCAATTGGTACCGTTCCGATGTACCAAATGCTGGAACAGCTTGGCGGCAACATGGAAGACATGCAGCCGCAGAACTTCCTGGATATGGTTGAGCATCAAGCCAAGCAGGGGGTCGACTACATGACGATTCACTGTGGGATTTTGCTCGAACACCTCCACCTGACGACCAATCGTGTGACTGGCATCGTCAGCCGCGGCGGTTCGTTGATCGCCAAGTGGATGATGGCTCATCGCAAGCAAAACCCTCTCTATACGCACTTCGACGACCTCTGCGACATCATGCGTCAGTATGACGTAACCTGGAGCTTGGGGGATAGCCTCCGTCCTGGTTCGCTGGCCGATGCTTCCGATGCCGCTCAGTTCTCGGAACTCGACGTCTTAGGCGAACTGACCCGTAGAGGTCGAGCCAACGGTACCCAAGTCATGGTCGAAGGGCCCGGCCACGTGCCGATGGATCAAATCGAAATGAATATGAAGCGTCAGCAGGAAGTCTGCGACGGCGCTCCGTTCTACGTGCTTGGCCCGCTCGTTACCGATATTGCTCCAGGTTACGACCACATCACCAGCGCTATTGGTGCTGCTCTGGCTGGGTGGCACGGGGCTGCGATGCTTTGCTACGTGACGCCCAAGGAACATCTTGGTTTGCCTGAAAAGGATGACGTTAAACAAGGCGTGATTGCCTACAAGATCGCCGCTCACTCAGCCGACGTGGCCCGACATCGTCCGGGTGCCCGGGATCGCGACGATGCCCTCAGTAAGGCCCGTTTCTCGTTCGATTGGAACGAACAGTTCCGCTTGTCGCTCGACCCTGAAACCGCCCAGGCTTACCACGATCAGACTTTGCCGCAGGACACTTTCAAGAGTGCTCACTTCTGTAGCATGTGTGGTCCTAAGTACTGCAGCATGAAGATCACCGAAGAAATTCGCGCGATGGCTTCTCAGGACGAGTTGATCAGCCTGCAAGGCGACCAAAGCTAA
- a CDS encoding c-type cytochrome has product MIRQTTFLILGILGLLIAVGPGEAREPDAAAGYDHLINTTYLPPYFDQETFDNVWRIWPEPLRSKAEKASTDERRQMAFDRYGLTGRPEDPAKPLQYVVDKRGNWTLNCFSCHGGEVEGKPVPGLPNNRFDFAGITDDIRLTKALLGKKMVTTDYSSLVFPMGDNKGTTNAVNFGVALISLRDADLNFVPGASFPRMLHHDMEPPPWWHFSQKENIYIDGFAPKGHRALLQFTMVRSNGAKSFPAREDDFRDVYAYLSSLEPPKYAGEIDEKKVAAGRIVFNKNCSECHGTYGENASYPQRMIPIDDIATDRARLDALSPEHRQVYGKSWFNNYGDKEGLIADPEGYVAPPLSGVWASAPYFHNGSVPTLWHVLHPEQRPKIWQWDGKSYNHQRMGITTKQLTEVPKGLHAIDKREVFDTSRFGKSATGHDYPNNLTEEEKDVVLEYLKTL; this is encoded by the coding sequence ATGATACGGCAAACCACTTTTCTGATTCTCGGCATTCTGGGATTGCTGATTGCGGTTGGCCCTGGCGAGGCTAGGGAACCGGATGCTGCGGCAGGCTACGATCACCTCATCAACACGACCTATTTGCCCCCCTATTTCGACCAAGAGACTTTCGATAATGTTTGGCGAATCTGGCCCGAGCCCCTGCGGAGCAAAGCAGAAAAGGCTTCAACTGACGAGCGGCGACAGATGGCGTTCGACCGGTATGGGCTCACCGGTCGGCCGGAAGACCCAGCCAAGCCGCTTCAATATGTCGTCGACAAAAGGGGAAATTGGACGCTCAATTGTTTCTCTTGCCACGGGGGGGAAGTTGAAGGGAAGCCAGTCCCAGGCTTACCCAACAATCGGTTCGACTTCGCTGGGATCACTGATGATATTCGACTGACGAAGGCCCTGCTGGGTAAGAAAATGGTGACCACCGATTACAGTTCTCTGGTCTTTCCGATGGGGGATAACAAAGGGACGACCAACGCGGTGAATTTCGGCGTCGCCCTGATTTCGCTCCGTGACGCGGACCTCAACTTCGTGCCTGGTGCAAGTTTCCCGCGAATGCTCCATCACGATATGGAGCCACCGCCGTGGTGGCACTTTTCGCAGAAAGAAAACATCTATATCGATGGTTTCGCACCCAAAGGACACCGAGCTCTCTTGCAGTTCACGATGGTACGGTCGAACGGTGCCAAGTCGTTTCCAGCCCGAGAAGATGATTTCCGCGATGTTTACGCCTACCTAAGCTCGCTTGAGCCGCCCAAGTATGCCGGCGAGATTGACGAGAAGAAGGTCGCGGCCGGACGGATTGTTTTCAATAAGAACTGCAGTGAATGCCATGGAACCTACGGCGAGAACGCCAGCTATCCGCAGCGAATGATTCCGATCGACGATATCGCGACGGACCGAGCCCGACTCGATGCCCTTTCTCCAGAGCACCGACAGGTTTACGGCAAGAGCTGGTTCAATAACTACGGCGATAAAGAAGGTCTGATCGCCGATCCGGAGGGTTACGTGGCGCCGCCACTCAGTGGCGTCTGGGCCTCCGCTCCTTACTTCCATAACGGATCGGTTCCAACTTTGTGGCATGTCTTGCATCCTGAACAACGTCCCAAAATCTGGCAGTGGGATGGTAAGTCATACAATCATCAACGGATGGGGATTACCACCAAGCAATTGACGGAAGTTCCCAAAGGACTTCATGCGATCGATAAGCGAGAGGTTTTCGATACGTCTCGCTTCGGTAAGAGTGCCACAGGACATGACTACCCCAACAACCTCACGGAAGAGGAAAAAGACGTTGTGCTGGAGTATCTGAAAACCCTCTAG